Proteins from a single region of Pungitius pungitius chromosome 4, fPunPun2.1, whole genome shotgun sequence:
- the traf6 gene encoding TNF receptor-associated factor 6, producing the protein MASVESNKGSLQEDSYEGAVGGELSVCALAMMGKERESLLSPSESPCTFISGSSTSLQTPAALQGYDVEFDPPLESKYECPICLMALRNAIQTPCGHRFCKHCIEKSIRDTGQRCPVDNERLLEDQLFPDNFAKREILSLTVRCPNSDCADKMELRHLENHMERCRFATVPCSLCQQSVRKSRLEEHQTAECQKRPLSCPDCLAGFCYDESELHQQRCPFANVKCLYCEMDLIRDQIESHCNTDCPKAPIACNFSPFGCKERMQRHNLAQHMQEFTQMHMRFLAEFLHGLSLNGTTPKSLWAPAPYVSPEDQGAAAVSGAACSGPKAAASSSSSNSCAPSQPIEEIQRLREMDGRLVKQDHQLRELIILKETQAGQLADLRRRVAQLEDTVKELESQQCNGIFIWRLRSFSAHLRNQEAGQPVVEHSPGFYTGRPGYKLCLRLHLQTPNAPRCSNFISLFVHTMQGAFDGQLSWPFQGTIRLAILDQGPEAQHHVEVMETKPDLQAFQKPLIQRNPKGFGYVTFLHLHQLTQRAYVKDDTLLIRCEVTPRFDNVLQRDGPTVQPRGPEASVSRD; encoded by the exons ATGGCTTCCGTTGAAAGCAATAAGGGGAGTTTGCAGGAGGACAGCTATGAAGGGGCCGTCGGAGGAGAGCTGTCCGTCTGCGCCCTGGCGATGATGGGGAAGGAACGGGAATCCCTCCTGAGCCCTTCGGAGAGCCCTTGCACCTTCATCAGCGGCTCCTCCACCAGCCTCCAGACCCCTGCGGCCCTCCAGGGCTACGATGTGGAGTTCGACCCCCCGCTAGAGAGCAAATACGAGTGCCCCATCTGCCTCATGGCTTTGAGGAACGCCATTCAAACGCCCTGTGGTCACCGCTTCTGCAAGCACTGCATTGAGAAGTCCATCCG TGATACGGGTCAGAGGTGCCCCGTGGACAACGAGAGGCTGCTAGAAGACCAGCTGTTCCCTGATAACTTCGCCAAACGTGAGATTCTATCGCTAACCGTCCGCTGTCCCAACTCCGACTGTGCTGACAAAATGGAGCTCCGGCATTTAGAG aatCACATGGAGCGGTGTCGGTTTGCCACTGTGCCTTGCTCACTGTGCCAGCAGTCGGTGAGAAAGAGCCGCCTCGAGGAGCACCAAACCGCCGAGTGCCAAAAGAGACCCCTGTCCTGTCCAGATTGTTTGGCGGGCTTTTGCTACGACGAGAGCGAG CTTCATCAGCAGCGGTGTCCCTTCGCCAACGTCAAGTGCCTGTACTGCGAGATGGATCTCATCAGAGACCAG ATTGAATCTCACTGTAACACAGATTGTCCGAAAGCACCCATTGCCTGCAACTTCAGCCCCTTTGGATGCAAGGAGAGG ATGCAGCGCCACAACCTGGCTCAGCACATGCAGGAGTTCACGCAGATGCACATGCGCTTCTTGGCAGAGTTCCTGCACGGCTTGAGCCTCAACGGCACCACACCCAAGTCCCTGTGGGCGCCGGCGCCCTACGTTTCCCCAGAGGATCAAGGGGCTGCGGCAGTATCTGGCGCGGCCTGCAGTGGGCCCAAAGCAgctgccagcagcagcagcagcaacagctgtGCGCCGAGTCAGCCCATTGAGGAGATCCAGAGGCTGAGGGAGATGGATGGACGGCTGGTAAAGCAGGACCACCAGCTGCGGGAGCTCATCATCCTAAAGGAAACGCAG GCTGGCCAGCTCGCTGACCTCAGGCGCCGCGTGGCGCAGCTGGAGGACACCGTGAAGGAACTGGAGTCGCAGCAGTGCAACGGCATCTTCATCTGGCGCCTCAGAAGCTTCTCCGCCCACCTGCGCAACCAGGAGGCGGGCCAGCCGGTGGTGGAGCACAGCCCCGGCTTCTACACGGGCCGCCCGGGCTACAAGCTGTGCCTGCGCTTACACCTGCAGACCCCCAACGCGCCGCGCTGCTCCAACTTCATCTCCCTCTTCGTCCACACCATGCAAGGAGCGTTCGACGGGCAGCTGAGCTGGCCCTTCCAGGGCACCATCCGCCTCGCCATCCTGGACCAGGGCCCCGAGGCTCAGCACCACGTCGAGGTGATGGAGACCAAGCCGGACCTGCAGGCCTTCCAGAAGCCGCTCATCCAGCGCAACCCCAAAGGTTTTGGCTACGTCACCTTTCTGCACCTGCATCAGCTGACTCAGAGAGCCTATGTTAAAGATGACACTCTGCTCATCCGCTGCGAGGTGACGCCGCGATTTGACAATGTGCTTCAGCGCGACGGACCGACCGTGCAGCCCAGGGGACCCGAGGCCTCGGTTTCAAGGGACTGA